A window of Streptomyces sp. NBC_01241 genomic DNA:
CCGGAACGATGCCGACGACCGGCGGGAAGAACATCGACCCGTCCTCGGTAGCGATATCGACCGCGAGACCGGCAGGCTCACTCAGGGACGGCACGACCTCGTCCACGATGCGCGCGCCCAGCAGCGCCGCATAGTCCATGGCCTGATCACCCGATGCGTGAAGCAGAGCAAACCGAGCCAGAGCGGACTCGTCGGTGAACCCACAGATCCACCGCACCCCACCCAACCGCGCCGACCACAGGCGTTCACCCACTGTCGGCACCAAAAGGACCGAACGCCGCATCTCACCGACCAGCGGCCGAGGGTCACCGACTCCCCGTCTCTGTTGGGCGATTCGCTCAGCGAGCGCTGTCCTAGCCTGCTCCACGGCCCCTCCCCCTTGTAGGTGACTGACGGCACTGTAGATCAGGACGCGCGGCATGACAGGGCCGGTTCTCATGAAGGTGTTACTCGATGCCGATTCGCCTCAAAACAGTGGGGTGACCTGTCGCACGTGCTCTGATCAGGCAAAACGCCACTGAACAGCACGCCGAAGCACCACGCAACCTGATCGCTCACGGTCTCGTAATGCGTAGGTATCGCTACTGAGCCTGGATCCACCGGTTTGATTCCCGAGTGATTGTTTCGGTCCTTCGTGGTGTGATTCGGGCCGGTGGTGGGTTTCGGGGCGTGGCGTAGCTGCTGGTCTGCCCAGCTTTTCCACATGTCCACAGACATCCGAGCTTGGTAAGAAGTCAAGCTGCGAGCGTCACCGGCGCCGTGGACGCGGCGGGGAACGCCTTGCCGGGATCGAACTTCTGCCCGGTCTGCAGGCAGTGGTAGAGGCACCCCAGGAAGCGGTTGAAGACGTTGCGCATAGCGGCGGTGTGCCGGTCCCCAAGGTCCCGGCGTCGGTCGTATTCGGCCTTGACCTGTGGGGAGGGCAGTGCCCCGAAGATCCATACGTAGCCTGCGGCGGCCAGCCGCTGGTTCTTCACCCGCCGGTGGCGCACGAGGTGGCTCTTGCCGCTGGCGATGGTGACCGGCGCCGAGCCGGCATACGCCTTCAGGGCGCGGGCGTCGGCGAAGCGGGTGCGGTCGTCACCGATCTCGGCCAGAACGCGTGCGCCGGTGAGCGGCCCGATCCCGGGGAAGCTGCCCAGGATTTCGGCGTCCGGATGCGTGGCGAACGCCTCGGCCGCAGCCTCGGCGAGGTCGTCGGCCGCCCGGCAGGCGGCATCCAGCTGGGCCACCAGTGCGAGGGTTTGCCGCCCCATCGCCTGCTCGATGAGCGACGGCTGGTGCAGGTAGTCGCCGGTGAAAATGGTGCGCAGCCGTTCCGCCCAGACCTCGATGTTCCGTTGCCGTCCGGATCTGCGCAGGGCGGCCCGCAGTCGGGCACGGGTCAAGCGGGCGGCGGTGTGCGGGTCGGGTGCCACGGCGAGGACCGCGCGAGCCTCCCGGGAGTCCAGGCCCACGCCGCGGACGGCGAACGCAGCGAGGGCGGCCGGGTAGTACTGCTTGAGGTGCGAGCGCAGCTGGTTGTTGAGCTGGGCTCGGTTCCACACCGTGTCCTGCTGGGCGCGTGCGAGAACGGCGATCGCCCGTACCAGTTCGGAGTCGGCGGGCAGGGGCCGGTGCACGTCGGCGTCGGTCCGCAGGATGTTGGCCAGTGTCATCGCGTCGGCGTGGTCGGACTTCGCGCGGGCGCTGCGGTGCCGCTCGCGGTAGCGTGCCACGGCCATCGGGTTGATCGAGTACACCTTGCGGCCGGTGGTGCGCAGGCAGGCGAACAGCAGGCCGCGGGCGGTCTCCACCGCGACCGGTATCGGGGCTTGAGCGCAGTCACCGGCTTCAGCGAGCAGGGCAAGCAGCTGGTGGAAACCGCCCGCGTCGTCCTTGATGCGCTGCTTGGCGACCAGTTTTCCCGTCTCGTCGACCAGCGCCACGTCGTGGTGGGGTCGGCACGGAGCGCGGTTCCGGGATTACTCCCGGCCCGTTTCTCCATGCCGCCCTCCCGAACCGGACGTGCGAGTTGGCCCCGCATCCGGCTCTCCACAAGCCCCGTTGGGCAGTTGCTCTCCTCAGCTTGTACTGGGCCATGGCGATGGAATCGTCGTTCCACGGGGTCGGTAACGTGTGGTGACTACCGACCCGGGGTTGAACAGGACGACTTCTCCGTCGTGCGGCCACCATCCACCGTCGCAGTAGCGGCGGCGGAGTTCCTTCCACCCGACTCCGAGGTGTTTGCGCCGGAGCCATCCGAAGACCTGCCGCCAGACGATCATGCGGAGGTACTGGAAGGCCCGGGCAGATACCCCGGGGCGAAAGTAGGCGGTCCAGCCCCGCAGCACCTGGTTGAGCTTGTGCAGCAGAACTGCCAGCGGCAGGCTGACATTCATCCGGCAGATCGTCTTCGTCTTGGCCTTGATGGACCGAAGTGCCTTCTTGGCCGGGTAGTTGTAGACGTACTGCCGGTCCGTTCCCCGCTTCCGGTGACGCTGGATGCGCCAGCCGAGGAAGTCGAGGCCCTCGTCGATGTGCGTGATCAGCGTCTTCTCCTCCGACAGCCGAAGACCGACGGTGGAGAGGACGTCCGCCACTTCCGGAAGCAGCGCCTCGGTGTGCGCTCGGGTGCCCGACACCAGAACGACGAAGTCGTCCGCGTACCGGATCAGCCGGTAGTTGGGCAGCCCCTTCTGGCGCCGTGTCCACCGCTGCTTCGTCGTGGACTGCGGCCCGCCCGGAGCCTTGACGAAGTGCTCGTCTAGGACCGACAGAGCCACATTGCTCATCAGTGGCGAAAGAATCCCACCCTGTGGGGTGCCGGTGACGGTCTCCTTGGAGGTGCCCACCTCAGTGAGGATGCCCGCTTTCAAGAACGCCTTCACCAGCGCGAGCACACGCTTGTCCCCGATCCGAGCCCGCACTCGGTCCATCAGGACCGAGTGCGAGATCTCGTCGAAACAGGCCGTGATGTCGCCCTCCAGCACCCACTCATATGTCTTGGATGCCAGAAAGCGTGTCTCGGCCATCGCGTCGTGCGCACGCCGATTCGGGCGGAAGCCGTACGAGCACGGCACAAAGTCCGCCTCGAAGATCGGCTCCAGCACCAGCTTCAAAGACGCCTGGACCACCCGATCGGCCACGGACGGAATCCCAAGGCGCCGCCGCTTGCGCGACCCCGGCTTGGGGATCATCCGTTCCCTGACCGGGACCGGGCGGAAGCTGCGGGACTTCAACTGGTCCCGCAGCCCGGCGAGGAACCGCTCCTCACCGATCCGTTCCCGGACGAAGGCGACGGTCATCCCGTCGACTCCGGCCGAGCGTGCGCCCTTGTTCCCCGCGACCCGCTCCCAGGCCATCGCCAGGAAGCCGGGATCGCAGACGAGGTTGTAAAGATCGTCGAACCGACGATGAGGATCGTCGTTCGCCCAACGGTGCAGCTTGGTCTGGATCTCCAGTACCCGCCGCTCGGTCCGCAGAGAACCAAGCGGCAGTTCACTCGTGTTCACCAGTGTTCTCCCGGTCTTCCAGTACTTCCACTGCTGACTTGCTGGCTCCCTTGGCCACGCGGCCGGCTTTCCCGGCCTCGGACTACTACGGAGCCTCCGCCCCGCCCGACGCCAGCAGCAGACGACGCGCCTGTCCTTCCTCCGCGCTGGCTGCACGGGTTCAGGACGACACCGGACGGTTCCCACGTTCACTTGAGAGTCGATCGACGGGTGAGGTGCCCAGCTCTACCCCTGCGGCATCGCCACGGTTACGCCGCAGACATTCACCGTGGCCTCCTGGCCGTTGATCACATGGCGACCAAGGAGTTCCCCGCCGTCCGAAGACAGCAGGTGCGCACCGCGACCAGCCCATATCCGCCAGATTTGAGCTGGTGGGCCGTTAAGGGGCGTCAGACACTGGTTCCTCGCGTACACCTTCCCGTCTCGCTGACCGAACCCGCGCCATCTGGCAGTACTGGCACGTCCCGGCGTTGTCAGGGCTGCTCCCACCCTCCCCGGCGTCTCCCGGCTCAGGATGCCCTCAGCTTCACCCAGCCGCTGCGACGGCCAGGAGTCGAAGGTCTTTCACCCCCGCTCAACTTCAAGCGCCTCGTGGCGCACGTGGTCTTCCGCCCAGTCGATCCCGCAGGTGATTGTCAACTTCAAGCTCCCTACTCTTCGTGCTCGTCCTGGTGTGAGCCTGCGCAGGGCGCGCCGCGACCTAATAGGAGGGCTCGATGGCCCGACATCCGATGAGCAGTTCGCAGCCCCAGCTCCCCGCACGGTCCCCGGTCTCTGGAAGGAGCTCGGCGGCTCGCGTGGTGAGGGAGAGGTGGCCGTACGGACGGCTCAGGTCACGATCATGACGTCATCGTGGAGATGTTCGACGCGCTTCGGCAGGTGCACGGTGACGGGGCCCTCTGCCTGTGGAGAGGAGTCCGGCTCCAGGTCTTGAGTAGGGGTCACCCGTCACCGTGGACAGCTATTAGGTCTCGGGCCCTCGCGGGCGGGGCGGATGGGGAGTCAGGCACGTGGTGGTGCGTGCAGGACGGCGAACATCTGCTGCCAGGCCCTCTACCAGGGCCAGTTCCGGGGCCGATGGAGTGTCAGGCGACGGGCTCCGCGTGCGATCCGGGCCGGGACGTTGATGAGTTGGCCGCGCAGGGCCGTGGTGGTCGCTCTGGTGTGGAAGGTGGAGGCCAGGGCGCCCAGGGCGCGCATCAGGTTGTGAGTGATCGCTGCGATGGCGAGCCAGGCGGCGTTGGCCTGGAAGTCGCCGGAAGGCAGGCGGGCCAGCGGACCGCCCTTCACGTCCGCGATCAACTGCTCCACGATGGCGTGCCGGCGGTGGTCCTTCTCGGCGTCGACCAGCGTGAGCGGGGAGTCGGTGAACGCGCAGTGATAGCGGTAGGTGGTGAACAGGTCGCTCTGTTCATGGACTTGGGCATCGAGGTTGGGTCGCTTGACGCGGCGCACGAGCAGACGGGCGGTGACCTGCTTCTTCTTCGGCTTGGACGTGAACGCGGTGTGGTCGGGGACCTCGGAGATCTCCACGTCCGAGATCCAGCACTGGTCCTCGTCGTCCCATACCGCCTTCGGGTAGCGGATCGCGGGCCAGGCGTCCTCGTCGATGGTGGCGATCGCCCTCTTGACGGAGGCGTTCATCCGAGCGGTGACGGAGAAGCGGGCGCCCAGGGGTCAGCAGACGGCGATCATCTCGCTCGCGTAGAACGCGGAGTCCGCCCGCAGCACCAGCAGCCCGCCCGCGCCGCAGGCCCGTGCGGTGCGCAACGCCTCCGCGACGAAGGACGCGGCCCCGCGCACCGAGCTGGCGGCACGGCGGCACCTTACGTAGACGGGGCGCGGCGATCACCGGGGCCGCGAGCGGAGTGGAGAGCATGGCCAGCAGCGCGTCCAGGCCCTTGATCGTGGGTGAACGCTCGCAGGAACGGCCCGAGGGTGGAGGGTGCGTGCACGCCGGTGAACAGGCGGTCCATCGCGCCGTGCCGCAACCGGTCCATGTCATCGATGCCGACGGCCGTGGATCGACGTCAGCAGCGCCTTGATGTACGGCCCCGTCTGCACCGGCACGGGGATCAGCTCGGCTCCGCAGACCATGGCTGAAGAGTGAGCATCAGACGCGACGTAGATCGAGAGCGATCCCGAGTCACGGGAAAGGGCGGTTGCTCCACCAGGCGCCTGGTGGAGCAACCGCCCTTCGGCATCCAGGAGCAGTGCTTGTCGACACCATCCAGGGGTGCGCCTCTACCACAGTGCCCCGGTCTGGTGAAATCCTCGGGTCTTCGGATCCTGGCCAGGCCGTCGCCAGTTCCGCGACGCGGTTCACGTCCTGCCGCCGGGAGTTCCTGCATGCCGCCGATTCCGAAACTTCGTACCGCCACCGCCACCGTCACCGCCACCGACGACCCGTGGAGCCGGTCCACGATGCGGTTCATCGGCTCTCCGGCCGACAAGCGCTCGAACATTTCCCGTACGTAGGCGGCTTCCGACTCCTCGACGTGGAGAGCTCCCACGCGGCATTTCTCGCAACGGGAGTCAGGATCCCCTTCCAGCGGGCTTCGGCACTTTCCGTAACCGAATCGGAGCCGGCCGTCGTGAGTGACGCCGCGGTTGCGTCGGTGGTCGTGGGTCTCCATCCAGGATTCACGACTGCGGTCAACCTCGTACCCGGCGACGATCAAGTGCGTGTTCCGGCCGAGCCGACCGCCGCCGCTGGAGGTGTCGATATCCTCCTTCGCCGCCCGGATCACTCCGCCGGCCTGCTCCAGGCGCTTGGTGTTGTACGAACTCAAGGTCGCGCCGCGCCCGAAACGTGACCAACGTCACACCAGGATGACGTCCGCTTCGCCCCGTTTGATCCGTTGGGTGATCTGCTCTACCTGGCGTTTCGCGAAGTACTTGCCACTCAGGTTGAGGTCCTGCAGGACGTCGATGACGACCATGCCCTCGCGCTCCGCCAGCGTGTTGCACGCATCGATCTGGAGTTCGGGGGAGATCTTCTCGTCCTTGTCCCTGTACCGTGATACGCGCACGTAGATGATGGCGCGCTTGGGCTGCTGTGGAAACGAGGAGCCGGTGAGCGTGTCTGGAGTCACGGCCGACCCCACCCTTCTTGATCTTGAGCGGACGTTTGTGTCATGAGTACTAGCATCGGAATCGTTGGCCTGCCGAATGTCGGCAAGTCGACCCTGTTCAACGCCCTGACCAAGAACGACGTGCTGGCGGCCAACTACCCGTTCGCCACGATCGAGCCGAACGTGGGCGTCGTCGGCGTCCCGGACGCCCGCCTGAACAAGCTGGCGGAGATCTTCGGCTCGCAGCGCCTGCTCCCCGCGACGGTCGACTTCGTCGACATCGCCGGCATCGTGCGAGGCGCTTCGGAGGGTGAGGGCCTGGGTAACAAGTTCCTCGCGAACATCCGCGAGTCCGACGCGATCTGCCAGGTCATCCGCGCCTTCAAGGACGAGAACGTCGTCCACGTCGACGGCAAGGTCTCGCCCAAGGACGACATCGAGACGATCAACACTGAGCTGATCCTCGCCGACCTCCAGTCCGTCGAGAAGGCCGTCCCGCGCCTCACGAAGGAGTCCCGCCTCCAGAAGGAGAAGATCGCGGTCCTCGCCGCGGTCGAGGAGGCCCAGAAGATCCTCGAATCCGGCCAGACCCTCTTCTCCGCAGGGATCACCGCGGGCACGGAGAAGGGCAAGCTCCTCCACGAGCTGCACCTCCTCACCACCAAGCCCTTCCTCTACGTCTTCAACGTCGACGAGGACGAGCTGGTCGACGAGGACTTCAAGAACGAGCAGCGTTCCCTGGTCGCCCCCGCCGAGGCGATCTTCCTCAACGCCAAGATCGAGTCCGAGCTGATCGAGCTCGACGACGACGAGGCCCTCGAACTCCTCCAGTCCATGGGCCAGGAAGAGCCCGGCCTCGCCACCCTCGGCCGCGTCGGCTTCGACACCCTGGGCCTGCAGACCTACCTCACCGCAGGTCCGAAGGAAGCCCGAGCCTGGACGATCAAGAAGGGCGCCACGGCCCCCGAGGCGGCCGGTGTCATCCACACCGACTTCCAGAAGGGCTTCATCAAGGCGGAGATCGTCTCCTTCGAGGACCTGGTCGAAACAGGCTCGGTCGCCGAGGCCCGCGCCAAGGGCAAGGCCCGCATGGAGGGCAAGGACTACGTGATGCAGGACGGCGACGTGGTGGAGTTCCGCTTCAACGTCTGACGTTCCATCAAGGGCGGCGCCCGGCCCGCTTGTTGGCGGGTCGGGCGCAGGTGCCTGTCCGCGGGGAGTCCTCGTCCGTGAAGGGCTGTGGCTGACGGCCGACCTGGTTGGCGTGGCTGTGGTCGGCGCTTCAGACCTTGACGACCTCTACGGAAGGGCCGGACAGGAGTGTCAGGTCCTCGGGGTCGGAAGTGAGGACGGTGACCGGCTGGGGCGCGTTCCGGGCGATGACGGCGAAGGCGGCGTCGATGGCGTACTTGTGGCCGTGGAGATGATGGGCGCGAAGGAGGGCGGCGGCTTCGTCGGTGACCTCTCTGGTGACGTCGTGAACGTCGACGCGGGAGAGGACCCACTTGATGCGGGCCGGGTGGATCCGCTCGTAATCGGCCTCAAGAGTGGTCATGGCGCTGGTGGCCACGCGGATGCCTTCCTCTGATGCCGCCTGGACCAGCGCTACGACGGTGCGGTCCTTGCGGTAGAGCTTGGAGAGTCCTTCGCTGTCGAGCAGCAGGGTGCCGGGCATCAGGCGGCGGCACCGCCGACCTGTCGGTGGTCGTGGCGCAGCAGCGCGCGGGCGGCCTCGACCTCCTCGCGGGTGAGCTCGTCATTGTCGGTCTCGAAGTCGGCGACGATCTCCCGAAGCTTGTCCATGGCGACCCGCTGTTCCAGGGCTTCGGCGACGTAGGCGGAGAAGCCACCGGGCCCGACATGGGCGCGTACGGCCTCGGCAAGGTCCTCGGGCAGGCTGATGGAGTACTTTCTGCTACTGCTCATGGTGCTGATCCTATCGACGGTCGTAACTCTGTGGGTGCGCATAGTCATGGCAGCGCAGGGGAGGCGGCGCTCCACCCTCCGCCTTGCGGGAGGCTGCCCGGTCCGCAGACAGTCCGCAGGACGGTCGTAAACGCTCGTCGGGGGCCAACGCACCCAAACGGTGAAATCCCAGGTCCACGGCCTGGGCGGGGCTTCGCCGCAGGTCAGGATCGGGGCTCAAGCATTCCGCTTCAACGTCTGAGCGGATGAGACACCGCCCCTTCCGACCTGACATTCAGATCAGAAGGGGCGGTGTCAAAAGCCAGTCCCTTCGTCGGTGCCGTGACAGATCCGGGGCCGGGATGTTCGGACCTGGCTCAGGGGGTGAACAACAGTTCCCATTTCTTTCAGGGCGCCGTCGCAAGCTGCACCGGCTGCTCGCCGACCCGGGTGTGGGGGCGATCGTGGTCGAGCACCGTGACCGCCTCGCCCGGTTCGGCGTCGAGCACCTGGAGGCCGCCCTCTCGGCCTCGGGGCGGTGCCTGCTCGTCGTTGACCCGGCGGAGACGGCCGACGATCTCGTACGGGATATCACCGAGACGTTTCGCCGA
This region includes:
- a CDS encoding IS110 family transposase — its product is MALVDETGKLVAKQRIKDDAGGFHQLLALLAEAGDCAQAPIPVAVETARGLLFACLRTTGRKVYSINPMAVARYRERHRSARAKSDHADAMTLANILRTDADVHRPLPADSELVRAIAVLARAQQDTVWNRAQLNNQLRSHLKQYYPAALAAFAVRGVGLDSREARAVLAVAPDPHTAARLTRARLRAALRRSGRQRNIEVWAERLRTIFTGDYLHQPSLIEQAMGRQTLALVAQLDAACRAADDLAEAAAEAFATHPDAEILGSFPGIGPLTGARVLAEIGDDRTRFADARALKAYAGSAPVTIASGKSHLVRHRRVKNQRLAAAGYVWIFGALPSPQVKAEYDRRRDLGDRHTAAMRNVFNRFLGCLYHCLQTGQKFDPGKAFPAASTAPVTLAA
- the ychF gene encoding redox-regulated ATPase YchF codes for the protein MSTSIGIVGLPNVGKSTLFNALTKNDVLAANYPFATIEPNVGVVGVPDARLNKLAEIFGSQRLLPATVDFVDIAGIVRGASEGEGLGNKFLANIRESDAICQVIRAFKDENVVHVDGKVSPKDDIETINTELILADLQSVEKAVPRLTKESRLQKEKIAVLAAVEEAQKILESGQTLFSAGITAGTEKGKLLHELHLLTTKPFLYVFNVDEDELVDEDFKNEQRSLVAPAEAIFLNAKIESELIELDDDEALELLQSMGQEEPGLATLGRVGFDTLGLQTYLTAGPKEARAWTIKKGATAPEAAGVIHTDFQKGFIKAEIVSFEDLVETGSVAEARAKGKARMEGKDYVMQDGDVVEFRFNV
- a CDS encoding DNA-binding protein, coding for MPGTLLLDSEGLSKLYRKDRTVVALVQAASEEGIRVATSAMTTLEADYERIHPARIKWVLSRVDVHDVTREVTDEAAALLRAHHLHGHKYAIDAAFAVIARNAPQPVTVLTSDPEDLTLLSGPSVEVVKV
- a CDS encoding transposase is translated as MNASVKRAIATIDEDAWPAIRYPKAVWDDEDQCWISDVEISEVPDHTAFTSKPKKKQVTARLLVRRVKRPNLDAQVHEQSDLFTTYRYHCAFTDSPLTLVDAEKDHRRHAIVEQLIADVKGGPLARLPSGDFQANAAWLAIAAITHNLMRALGALASTFHTRATTTALRGQLINVPARIARGARRLTLHRPRNWPW
- a CDS encoding recombinase family protein → MTPDTLTGSSFPQQPKRAIIYVRVSRYRDKDEKISPELQIDACNTLAEREGMVVIDVLQDLNLSGKYFAKRQVEQITQRIKRGEADVILV
- a CDS encoding SseB family protein yields the protein MEQARTALAERIAQQRRGVGDPRPLVGEMRRSVLLVPTVGERLWSARLGGVRWICGFTDESALARFALLHASGDQAMDYAALLGARIVDEVVPSLSEPAGLAVDIATEDGSMFFPPVVGIVPESVAVDAGEAQGERS
- the ltrA gene encoding group II intron reverse transcriptase/maturase; amino-acid sequence: MNTSELPLGSLRTERRVLEIQTKLHRWANDDPHRRFDDLYNLVCDPGFLAMAWERVAGNKGARSAGVDGMTVAFVRERIGEERFLAGLRDQLKSRSFRPVPVRERMIPKPGSRKRRRLGIPSVADRVVQASLKLVLEPIFEADFVPCSYGFRPNRRAHDAMAETRFLASKTYEWVLEGDITACFDEISHSVLMDRVRARIGDKRVLALVKAFLKAGILTEVGTSKETVTGTPQGGILSPLMSNVALSVLDEHFVKAPGGPQSTTKQRWTRRQKGLPNYRLIRYADDFVVLVSGTRAHTEALLPEVADVLSTVGLRLSEEKTLITHIDEGLDFLGWRIQRHRKRGTDRQYVYNYPAKKALRSIKAKTKTICRMNVSLPLAVLLHKLNQVLRGWTAYFRPGVSARAFQYLRMIVWRQVFGWLRRKHLGVGWKELRRRYCDGGWWPHDGEVVLFNPGSVVTTRYRPRGTTIPSPWPSTS